In the Styela clava chromosome 8, kaStyClav1.hap1.2, whole genome shotgun sequence genome, one interval contains:
- the LOC120346245 gene encoding uncharacterized protein LOC120346245 isoform X2 → MAGLAEPIRLREFTNKHPQINIEDVHPGKTPITGKTLHGLYVGEVGRRHPADPNQISYKLHFDQTIPDFLDLPTVTHVSHETLYNRTYKSHFVNTDFKYTPTSYFRPLPIGAKSSPDLLSVRRPTRP, encoded by the exons ATGGCCGGCCTGGCAGAACCTATACGATTGAGGGAGTTCACAAATAAACACCCGCAAATAAATATAGAAGACGTCCATCCTGGCAA AACTCCAATAACTGGTAAAACCCTCCACGGATTGTACGTTGGAGAAGTTGGCAGACGTCATCCAGCGGATCCTAATCAAAT ATCCTACAAATTACATTTTGATCAGACGATTCCAGATTTTTTGGATTTGCCGACTGTTACACACGTTTCACATGAAACGTTATATAATCGCACCTATAAATCACATTTTG TGAATACGGACTTCAAGTATACGCCGACGAGTTATTTCAGACCACTTCCGATCGGAGCGAAATCATCGCCAGATTTACTTTCTGTTAGACGTCCAACGCGGCCCTGA
- the LOC120346245 gene encoding uncharacterized protein LOC120346245 isoform X1, giving the protein MAGLAEPIRLREFTNKHPQINIEDVHPGKTPITGKTLHGLYVGEVGRRHPADPNQISYKLHFDQTIPDFLDLPTVTHVSHETLYNRTYKSHFGERNLNTDFKYTPTSYFRPLPIGAKSSPDLLSVRRPTRP; this is encoded by the exons ATGGCCGGCCTGGCAGAACCTATACGATTGAGGGAGTTCACAAATAAACACCCGCAAATAAATATAGAAGACGTCCATCCTGGCAA AACTCCAATAACTGGTAAAACCCTCCACGGATTGTACGTTGGAGAAGTTGGCAGACGTCATCCAGCGGATCCTAATCAAAT ATCCTACAAATTACATTTTGATCAGACGATTCCAGATTTTTTGGATTTGCCGACTGTTACACACGTTTCACATGAAACGTTATATAATCGCACCTATAAATCACATTTTGGTGAGAGAAATT TGAATACGGACTTCAAGTATACGCCGACGAGTTATTTCAGACCACTTCCGATCGGAGCGAAATCATCGCCAGATTTACTTTCTGTTAGACGTCCAACGCGGCCCTGA